The sequence TCCCCGAGACGGCGGCCTTGACCTCGCTGGGGGTGTGCAGCGCGACGGGCAGTCCCCGGCGTGCGGCCACCACGAGCGCGATGCCGCTCGCCTGCGCGGTGCCCATGATCGTGCTGGAGTCGGAGCGCGCGAAGACGCGCTCGACCGCGACGGCGTCGGGCTGGAACTCGTCGAGCCAGGCGTCGAGACCGCGTTCGATGGTGACCAGCCGCTGCGCGATGTGCTCGCTGGCGCTCGTGCGGATCACGTTGACGTCGATCAGGGTGAGCGGGCGCCCCACCGACCCTTCGACGACGCCGACACCGCAGCGCGTCAGACCGGGATCGATCCCGAGCACTCGCATGAGGTCAGCCTTCCGTCCGAACGTCTGTTCGGGCAAACGCTAACCCGTGCCGCCGGGGTGAGCGGACGCGACACGCA comes from Nocardioides piscis and encodes:
- the ruvC gene encoding crossover junction endodeoxyribonuclease RuvC; translation: MRVLGIDPGLTRCGVGVVEGSVGRPLTLIDVNVIRTSASEHIAQRLVTIERGLDAWLDEFQPDAVAVERVFARSDSSTIMGTAQASGIALVVAARRGLPVALHTPSEVKAAVSGSGRADKAQVGAMVTRILRLDAPPKPADAADALALAITHIWRGGAQARIDAALAAAGRRP